The Candidatus Dadabacteria bacterium genome includes a window with the following:
- a CDS encoding transposase, with product MTAKEIRTVEFVVLPATRAKARKMFQMAGACRYVWNHFREKNLADYQAFKNGKGERPSTSYFSLGVEFTRLRHETDWLLELPANPIKHTLKYFADALKEAMAGKKGFPKPRSRNRHAPSFTLPSKENFRIKNIDKKYSLLLIPRVGWVKMTRRGGNPWKDGVPRQVVLRHDGHRWRAFVSYEVEVEKRPDDGEVLGVDMNARQVATSDGHFYFLPDLRKKEARRKRYQRRMARQIKGSNRRKDTKKKLAKTSRKIANIRKDWVHQTTKKIADKSGTAVTEGLRVKNMTASARGTVENPGKNVKQKAGLNRAMLDTAMGETRRNLDYKCGRLIEVNPAYTSQTCSRCGHAEKENRKSQARFQCVSCGFASNADTNAAINIRRLGMARLHGEERSVFKRTPTTREIDARQPDG from the coding sequence ATGACTGCTAAAGAAATACGTACAGTAGAGTTTGTCGTTCTGCCTGCCACGAGGGCGAAGGCAAGGAAGATGTTCCAGATGGCCGGAGCCTGTCGGTACGTCTGGAACCATTTCAGGGAGAAGAACCTTGCTGACTACCAGGCATTCAAGAATGGCAAAGGGGAAAGACCATCTACATCGTATTTCAGTCTCGGCGTTGAGTTCACTAGGCTAAGACACGAGACGGACTGGCTTCTGGAGCTTCCTGCAAATCCCATAAAACATACTCTCAAGTATTTTGCGGATGCACTGAAAGAGGCGATGGCCGGCAAGAAGGGTTTTCCGAAGCCGAGAAGCAGAAACAGGCACGCACCCAGCTTCACGCTTCCAAGCAAAGAGAACTTCAGAATAAAGAATATCGATAAAAAATACTCTCTGCTTCTTATCCCCAGGGTCGGTTGGGTAAAGATGACCCGCAGGGGAGGAAATCCATGGAAGGATGGCGTACCCAGGCAGGTGGTGCTTCGCCATGACGGGCACAGGTGGCGTGCCTTTGTTTCCTACGAGGTTGAAGTGGAGAAAAGGCCGGATGACGGTGAGGTTCTGGGAGTTGACATGAACGCACGCCAGGTCGCCACTTCTGACGGACATTTCTACTTCCTGCCCGATTTAAGGAAGAAAGAAGCAAGGCGGAAGCGGTATCAGCGGAGGATGGCAAGGCAGATAAAGGGGTCTAACAGACGGAAGGACACAAAGAAGAAACTTGCGAAAACAAGCAGGAAAATAGCCAATATCCGCAAGGACTGGGTTCATCAGACCACAAAGAAGATTGCGGACAAGAGCGGTACAGCAGTCACAGAAGGCCTCAGGGTAAAAAACATGACTGCTTCCGCAAGGGGCACTGTAGAGAATCCGGGGAAGAACGTGAAGCAGAAGGCAGGGCTTAACAGGGCAATGCTTGATACCGCCATGGGGGAGACAAGAAGAAATCTTGATTACAAGTGCGGGAGACTGATAGAAGTGAATCCCGCGTATACATCTCAGACGTGTTCGCGTTGCGGACACGCGGAAAAAGAGAACCGTAAATCTCAAGCACGGTTCCAGTGTGTGAGTTGCGGTTTTGCGTCCAACGCGGACACGAACGCTGCGATTAACATAAGGCGTCTGGGAATGGCGCGACTGCACGGCGAGGAGCGTTCCGTCTTTAAAAGGACTCCGACGACCCGTGAAATTGATGCGAGGCAGCCAGATGGTTAG
- the gap gene encoding type I glyceraldehyde-3-phosphate dehydrogenase: MSIRVGINGFGRIGRHVLRIGLGREDLEFVGINDITDTETLAHLFKYDSVFGRYPGEVECNGEGITVDGKFIKVFSERNPANIPWAETGAQVIAEASGIFRTREAAAAHMGETVKKVIITAPASGKVDFTTVMGINDDDYEPEGHDVISNASCTTNCFGLLVKVLHENFSIRRGEMTTIHSYTNDQRILDTPHKDKRRARAAALSIIPTSTGAANAIQLVFPELKGKLSAVAVRVPTPNVSLVDFTCEVEKGTSAEEVNAKFKESAEGTLSGYLAYVEDEIVSSDLVGDTHSCSFDSMLTSVVEDNLVKVVAWYDNEYGYTSRVVDLIELVGETL, translated from the coding sequence ATGTCCATCAGGGTTGGAATAAACGGGTTTGGAAGAATAGGAAGGCATGTGCTCAGAATCGGTCTAGGCAGAGAAGACCTTGAGTTCGTGGGCATAAACGATATTACGGACACCGAAACCCTGGCCCATCTTTTCAAGTACGATTCGGTGTTCGGCCGCTACCCGGGAGAGGTCGAGTGCAACGGCGAGGGAATAACCGTAGATGGAAAGTTCATAAAGGTGTTTTCGGAGAGAAACCCTGCGAATATTCCCTGGGCCGAAACGGGAGCACAGGTCATAGCGGAGGCAAGCGGCATTTTCAGAACCCGTGAGGCCGCTGCGGCGCACATGGGCGAGACCGTGAAAAAGGTGATAATTACCGCCCCGGCAAGCGGCAAGGTGGATTTCACCACGGTAATGGGCATAAACGATGACGACTACGAGCCCGAAGGTCACGATGTGATTTCAAATGCATCCTGCACGACCAACTGCTTCGGCCTGCTGGTCAAGGTTCTCCACGAAAATTTCTCGATCAGGCGTGGGGAGATGACCACGATACATTCCTATACGAACGATCAGAGGATACTCGACACTCCGCATAAGGATAAAAGAAGGGCAAGAGCGGCTGCGCTCTCCATTATTCCTACCAGCACGGGGGCCGCAAACGCCATACAGCTTGTCTTTCCGGAGCTTAAGGGGAAACTCTCTGCGGTAGCCGTAAGGGTGCCCACGCCCAATGTGTCGCTTGTGGATTTTACCTGCGAAGTGGAAAAAGGAACTTCCGCAGAAGAGGTGAACGCAAAGTTCAAGGAATCAGCCGAAGGAACGCTTAGCGGCTACCTTGCTTACGTCGAGGACGAAATCGTTTCTTCCGATCTTGTGGGAGATACCCATTCCTGCTCTTTTGACTCAATGCTGACTTCAGTGGTGGAGGACAATCTGGTCAAGGTTGTCGCCTGGTACGACAACGAGTACGGATACACTTCCAGAGTAGTTGATCTTATAGAACTCGTGGGGGAAACCCTTTGA
- a CDS encoding class I fructose-bisphosphate aldolase encodes MAIKELKKINDIEAALGADSEYLLGHKCTTISKKDLYLPGPGYVDEVFVQNDRSPAVIRNLQNILDHGRLGGTGYVSILPVDQGVEHSAGASFAVNPIYFDPENIVKLAMEGGCNGVASTVGALASVSRKYAHKIPFIAKINHNELLSYPNTFDQILFGNVDQAFQMGAVAVGATVYFGSEESSRQIQEISEVFSHAHSLGLATILWAYLRNPAFKQDEADYHVSADLTGQANHLSVTIGADIVKQKLPENNGGFTALSFGKTHDRVYSDLTSDHPIDLTRYQVANCYMGRLGLINSGGASGSDDLADAVRTAIVNKRAGGMGLISGRKSFQKPFKEGVALLRSVQNVYLEREITIA; translated from the coding sequence ATGGCCATAAAGGAACTCAAGAAAATCAATGATATAGAGGCGGCGCTGGGAGCGGACTCGGAATACCTGCTCGGTCACAAGTGCACTACGATAAGCAAAAAAGACCTTTATCTCCCCGGTCCGGGCTACGTGGATGAGGTGTTTGTGCAGAACGACCGGTCGCCCGCCGTGATAAGGAACCTGCAGAACATTCTTGACCACGGTCGCCTAGGGGGAACGGGATACGTATCAATCCTGCCGGTGGACCAGGGAGTTGAGCACTCCGCGGGAGCATCTTTTGCGGTGAATCCCATCTATTTCGATCCGGAGAACATAGTGAAGCTTGCCATGGAGGGGGGATGTAACGGCGTTGCCTCGACCGTGGGAGCACTGGCTTCGGTCTCAAGAAAATACGCGCACAAGATTCCTTTTATAGCCAAGATCAACCACAATGAGCTTCTGAGCTATCCTAATACTTTTGACCAGATTCTTTTCGGAAACGTGGATCAGGCCTTTCAGATGGGGGCAGTGGCAGTTGGTGCGACTGTATATTTCGGTTCCGAGGAAAGTTCCCGTCAGATCCAGGAAATATCGGAAGTTTTCAGCCACGCCCATTCCCTGGGACTTGCGACCATACTCTGGGCCTACCTGAGAAACCCGGCTTTCAAGCAGGACGAGGCCGATTACCATGTTTCAGCTGATCTTACGGGGCAGGCGAATCACCTCTCGGTGACCATAGGGGCAGATATAGTCAAGCAGAAGCTCCCGGAGAACAACGGAGGCTTTACGGCTCTTTCCTTCGGAAAAACCCACGATAGGGTTTATTCGGATCTTACCTCTGACCACCCCATAGACCTTACCCGCTACCAGGTCGCAAACTGCTACATGGGGAGGCTGGGCCTGATAAATTCGGGAGGCGCCTCAGGTTCGGACGATCTTGCGGACGCGGTGAGAACCGCCATTGTAAATAAAAGGGCCGGAGGTATGGGGCTGATAAGCGGAAGAAAGTCTTTCCAGAAACCCTTTAAGGAAGGGGTAGCGCTTCTAAGGAGTGTTCAGAATGTCTACCTGGAGCGGGAAATCACGATCGCCTGA
- the argC gene encoding N-acetyl-gamma-glutamyl-phosphate reductase, protein MVSQVYNSQNLNVCILGASGYTGAELIRLLGGHPRASISHLTASRHAGRALAEVFPHLGEIANLELSSSDPSLIPDDTDVVFAALPHGASAELVEEIYGRDVRIIDLGADFRLREGTYRDWYGDHPCAHLLENAVYGIPELHAERISETKLVANPGCYPTSSILPLAPLLENGMVETEGIIIDSKSAASGAGRNPSLDLHFCEVSEAMKAYKVGEHRHTPEIEQGLSDFLGSKVEVAFTPHLVPINRGILSTIYVNLSGIHKTRELLDALGQFYENSPFVRILPEGTFPNTSCVRGSNFCDIGVRTNPEKKTAVIVCAIDNLVKGASGQAIQSMNIMLDLPESLGLESVPLYP, encoded by the coding sequence ATGGTTAGTCAAGTATATAATTCCCAAAATCTTAACGTATGTATTCTGGGAGCAAGCGGCTACACGGGAGCGGAGCTCATAAGGCTCCTTGGGGGACATCCCCGGGCCAGCATTTCGCATTTAACAGCGTCAAGGCACGCAGGTCGTGCCCTGGCCGAGGTCTTTCCGCACCTTGGAGAAATAGCCAATCTCGAGCTCAGCAGTTCGGACCCCTCGCTCATTCCGGACGATACCGACGTGGTATTCGCCGCGCTTCCGCACGGAGCATCGGCCGAGCTCGTAGAAGAAATTTACGGAAGGGACGTAAGGATAATTGATCTCGGGGCGGATTTCCGCCTCAGGGAAGGGACCTACAGGGACTGGTACGGGGATCATCCGTGCGCCCATCTTCTCGAAAACGCCGTCTACGGAATCCCCGAACTGCATGCGGAACGGATATCGGAGACAAAACTGGTGGCAAACCCCGGATGCTATCCCACCTCTTCGATCCTTCCACTCGCGCCGCTTCTTGAAAACGGCATGGTGGAAACTGAGGGAATCATAATTGATTCCAAATCCGCAGCTTCGGGAGCGGGAAGGAACCCTTCGCTTGATCTTCATTTCTGCGAGGTCTCCGAAGCAATGAAAGCCTACAAGGTAGGCGAGCACCGCCATACTCCCGAAATAGAACAGGGACTCTCGGATTTTCTAGGCAGCAAGGTGGAAGTCGCCTTCACCCCGCATCTCGTACCGATAAACAGGGGGATACTCTCGACAATATACGTAAACCTCTCTGGAATCCATAAGACCCGGGAACTGCTGGACGCCCTGGGGCAATTCTACGAGAACTCGCCCTTCGTGAGGATTCTTCCCGAGGGGACTTTTCCGAACACCTCCTGCGTCAGGGGTTCAAACTTCTGCGACATAGGAGTAAGGACAAACCCAGAGAAAAAAACCGCGGTAATTGTCTGCGCCATAGATAACCTGGTAAAGGGAGCCTCCGGCCAAGCGATACAGAGCATGAACATCATGCTCGACCTTCCCGAGAGCCTGGGACTTGAGTCCGTCCCGCTTTATCCCTAA
- a CDS encoding phosphoglycerate kinase — MKKKLLVTDLPCSEYEGKRVFVRVDFNVPVNGGKITEDYRIRRTIPTIDYLTRCGARVILASHMGRPKGRRIENLSMAPVAERLNEFLGIKVRFPGAVVGRKVENASKKLKNGEVMLLENLRYHNEEAENDEDFSRKLASLADIYVNEAFGTSHRAHASTYGMTAHFEKKLAGLMVGNEIKFLSRLIKRPKNPYLVIVGGMKIKDKIGALKNIIKKADRVLVGGGVAYTFLAARGVSVGKCSVEKEMICWAREALETYKEKIILPVDHVMAEADGGRKMRVVVTGAEIPDDMTAFDIGPKTVEKFTSYIKGKGTVFWNGPMGFFELDDFSNGTSAIARSFALATWRGATTVLGGGDSVASLKKSGVKFSEATHVSTGGGACFEFLGGVDLPGISILSDS; from the coding sequence TTGAAGAAAAAGCTTCTTGTGACCGACCTTCCCTGCTCTGAGTACGAGGGGAAAAGAGTTTTTGTAAGGGTTGATTTCAACGTTCCCGTAAACGGCGGAAAGATAACTGAAGATTACAGGATAAGACGCACTATCCCCACGATCGATTACCTTACAAGATGCGGGGCCAGGGTAATACTTGCTTCCCACATGGGAAGACCGAAAGGACGCAGGATAGAAAATCTTTCAATGGCTCCGGTGGCGGAAAGGCTTAACGAGTTTCTGGGTATCAAGGTCCGTTTTCCGGGCGCGGTTGTCGGCAGGAAGGTTGAGAACGCCTCAAAGAAACTCAAAAACGGCGAGGTGATGCTCCTTGAGAATCTCAGGTATCACAATGAAGAAGCGGAAAACGATGAGGATTTCTCGCGGAAACTTGCCTCTTTGGCTGATATTTACGTGAACGAAGCTTTCGGCACCTCGCACAGGGCCCACGCCTCCACCTACGGAATGACCGCTCATTTTGAGAAAAAGCTCGCGGGTCTTATGGTGGGAAACGAAATAAAGTTTCTGAGCCGTCTGATAAAGAGACCAAAAAACCCCTACTTAGTCATTGTCGGGGGCATGAAGATAAAGGACAAGATAGGGGCACTCAAGAACATAATAAAGAAAGCGGACAGGGTTCTTGTGGGCGGCGGGGTGGCTTATACCTTTCTTGCGGCGCGCGGGGTTAGCGTCGGGAAATGTTCCGTGGAGAAAGAGATGATTTGCTGGGCCCGGGAAGCCCTTGAAACCTACAAGGAAAAAATCATTCTGCCCGTTGATCACGTGATGGCCGAGGCCGACGGCGGCAGAAAGATGCGTGTGGTGGTTACAGGCGCGGAGATTCCCGACGACATGACGGCTTTTGACATAGGGCCGAAGACGGTGGAGAAATTCACCTCATATATAAAGGGGAAAGGCACGGTTTTCTGGAACGGTCCCATGGGATTTTTCGAGTTGGATGATTTTTCAAACGGCACGAGCGCCATCGCTAGGTCGTTTGCGCTTGCCACATGGAGGGGGGCCACCACGGTTCTCGGAGGAGGGGACAGCGTGGCGTCACTTAAGAAGTCCGGGGTCAAGTTCTCCGAAGCGACCCACGTGTCGACCGGGGGCGGGGCCTGTTTTGAATTCCTAGGCGGGGTAGACCTTCCGGGAATATCGATTCTCAGTGACAGCTAG
- a CDS encoding LLM class flavin-dependent oxidoreductase has product MGEKISFGLTAPLPGKPVTELVDFAVRCEEAGFDAVWYPDHILFMAKKLTPEVWSVITAAAVKTDRIRLGAIGDPHRSHPAMFAHRLATIDNLSGGRAFSCLGYGEKMNLDYYGISWNRPLARLRESVPLMRRLWAGETVTFEGEFFSLSEAEVRVSPVNGKDIPVYIAATGSKALGVAGALGNGWVTNAMPTWVFSSKLAEVEKAMGENAAAENFEKCIYIFVSIAKDKDTAYETLDRIKHAIIWPDVIEEAGYDLKIEPQYKGLSYTSIMPNDQDMLARFRQMGEKYYTRDILSDFVIYGTAGDAIKRFEEYIEAGVTHFIIRDFSPDLEYSFNALAGEVIGHFR; this is encoded by the coding sequence ATGGGTGAAAAAATAAGCTTCGGGCTTACCGCCCCCCTTCCGGGAAAACCGGTTACGGAACTTGTGGACTTCGCCGTCCGCTGCGAGGAGGCCGGTTTCGACGCCGTGTGGTATCCAGACCACATACTGTTTATGGCGAAAAAACTGACTCCCGAAGTATGGTCGGTAATCACGGCCGCGGCGGTAAAGACCGACAGAATCCGCCTTGGAGCCATAGGGGATCCTCACAGGTCCCATCCCGCGATGTTCGCCCACAGACTTGCGACCATAGACAACCTCTCCGGGGGAAGAGCGTTCAGCTGCCTTGGGTACGGGGAAAAAATGAATCTTGACTACTACGGCATAAGCTGGAACAGGCCTCTTGCGCGTCTCAGGGAATCCGTGCCGCTTATGAGGCGGCTTTGGGCCGGGGAGACGGTGACCTTCGAGGGGGAATTCTTCTCTCTTAGCGAAGCCGAAGTAAGGGTAAGCCCCGTTAACGGAAAGGACATTCCCGTATACATAGCCGCGACCGGTTCGAAGGCTCTCGGGGTCGCAGGCGCACTCGGAAACGGATGGGTAACAAACGCGATGCCCACATGGGTTTTTTCGAGCAAACTCGCCGAAGTGGAAAAAGCCATGGGAGAGAACGCCGCCGCAGAGAACTTTGAGAAGTGCATATATATTTTCGTGTCCATCGCCAAGGATAAGGACACCGCCTACGAAACCCTTGACAGAATAAAGCACGCTATAATCTGGCCCGACGTGATAGAGGAAGCCGGGTACGACCTCAAAATAGAACCGCAGTACAAGGGACTTTCCTATACGAGCATAATGCCCAACGATCAGGACATGCTAGCAAGATTCAGGCAGATGGGAGAAAAATACTATACGAGGGATATACTGTCCGACTTCGTTATATACGGAACGGCCGGCGACGCGATAAAAAGGTTCGAAGAATATATAGAAGCCGGAGTCACCCACTTCATAATCAGGGATTTCAGCCCTGACCTGGAATACTCCTTCAATGCGCTTGCGGGAGAAGTAATAGGTCACTTCAGGTAG
- a CDS encoding cysteine desulfurase family protein codes for MSPDNGHSIYLDYNATTPLDPRVLEEMIPYLAGNYGNPSSIHSPGSVARAAVDCARERVSGYLGARPGEIVFTSGGSESNNFAIKGLAYALSDRGNHLVTTAVEHASCLEAFRFLERRGFEVTYLPVDSFGRVFPEQFREAITERTILVSCMYVNNETGVVSPIRDIGEVARERGVVFHTDAVQALGKMEIDLSGLPVDMASFSAHKICGPKGAGALYLKKGVALEPFMHGGGQERGKRSGTENVAAVCGFGYACELLRGELETENERLGKLRDRLFGELSRKVADVYLNGHPDTRVSNTLNVGFPGTLGDSVVMNLDTAGVAVSTGSACSEGNVDPSHVLIAMGLEEQEALCSVRFSFGRFTRSEEVDRVIELLPAIVERIRTLQDF; via the coding sequence ATGTCGCCTGATAACGGACATTCCATATATCTTGACTATAACGCGACTACGCCTCTTGACCCGCGCGTTTTGGAAGAGATGATCCCATATCTTGCCGGAAATTATGGGAATCCTTCCAGTATTCATTCTCCCGGAAGCGTCGCGCGCGCGGCGGTTGATTGCGCCCGCGAGAGGGTATCAGGTTATCTCGGGGCGAGGCCGGGAGAAATAGTTTTTACCTCCGGGGGCAGTGAAAGCAACAATTTCGCCATAAAAGGCTTGGCCTACGCTCTTTCTGACAGGGGAAACCATCTGGTTACGACCGCGGTCGAGCACGCCTCGTGTCTTGAAGCGTTCAGGTTTCTTGAACGCAGGGGTTTCGAGGTCACCTATCTTCCCGTGGATTCCTTCGGACGGGTCTTCCCCGAGCAGTTCCGGGAAGCGATTACCGAGCGCACGATTCTTGTTTCCTGCATGTACGTGAATAACGAGACCGGAGTTGTAAGTCCGATTCGTGACATAGGGGAAGTTGCCCGCGAGAGAGGGGTGGTTTTCCACACAGATGCGGTTCAGGCCCTAGGAAAGATGGAGATCGATCTTTCCGGTCTGCCGGTGGACATGGCGTCTTTTTCCGCCCACAAGATATGCGGCCCCAAGGGGGCGGGAGCCCTTTACTTGAAAAAAGGGGTTGCCCTCGAGCCTTTCATGCACGGCGGGGGGCAGGAGAGGGGAAAAAGGTCGGGAACGGAGAACGTAGCGGCCGTCTGCGGATTCGGTTATGCGTGCGAGCTTCTGCGTGGGGAGCTTGAGACGGAAAACGAAAGACTGGGGAAGCTGCGCGACCGTCTTTTCGGGGAGCTTTCCCGGAAAGTAGCGGATGTTTACCTGAACGGACATCCCGACACCAGGGTCTCCAACACCCTTAACGTCGGTTTTCCAGGAACTCTGGGTGATTCGGTGGTAATGAATCTCGATACCGCCGGAGTGGCGGTTTCAACTGGTTCTGCATGCTCCGAGGGAAACGTCGACCCTTCCCACGTGTTGATCGCCATGGGGCTCGAAGAACAGGAAGCGCTCTGCTCGGTCAGGTTCAGCTTCGGCCGTTTTACCCGTTCGGAGGAAGTCGACAGGGTGATCGAGCTTCTTCCCGCGATAGTGGAGAGAATAAGGACGCTTCAGGATTTCTGA
- a CDS encoding efflux RND transporter permease subunit — MHIADFSVRNSFFVNLLMGAILLIGLLFSFSLPLELFPSVKLEMVTVTTSFPGSSAEDVENLVSVPIEQQIKNVSGVKIVKSVSSEGFSRVTAEVYPGEDTRRIAWEIDSKINLIADDLPEDTEEPVTEEQKASFPLVSVSVSGDMPRDILYSSARRLRDELGLLDGIDNMTSVGLPDPAIWVYLDYPKMVQFGLGIKEISDAINARNLDIPGANFTGNSTDFLLRTEGKIRSVEDLLNIPVARSVEGKHILLRDVATVALGEQREDLRSRINGRPAITFWVEKQKDVDILDTVDRIRELTEKYENQFPEDVEINLAFDRSHWVKSRLRTMLKSGGLGFVLVVILLTLFLDRKAAFIAALGIPVSFLGAAILMKMTGTTLNVLSMFGLIMMLGMVVDDAIIVVENVQRYVSRGMEPLRAAVVGTKEVAWPVVATVLTNIAAFTPLLLATGLIGQFLSVIPKVAIFALCFSLFEALLIMPSHCADWLPANGTTRSPRGNAPLLRVRGLYLRGLLFALRNRYAVIGCFTVIFAVSVFMFVRIPNVMFYLHDTEEIMVRVENPPSSSLEHTAASVAQVEEAVRHSVPTHVLRNTLSMVGLDMSDPDNMFSTGDHVATVLVEYEDYSARKENALELSEIAESRVGETVTGAKQVDFVTTTGPPTGKPVDVKISGDDIPVLMEIASRVREYLSNQPGVSAATSNLIYGKPEARVEIDERKAGVFGIDKWNVSREIKALGDGLTVAKTRVGEEEVEINLRYGRGESSVFSVKSHQVPTPLGRRVPIGTVAEITESKTPLEIRREKLRRTVTVTAEVDNQTTTSREVTANLSRHLDGLLENYPGYSFRFAGEEEQYTQAISDIKKASLLALLLIYLILASILRSTFQPLIIMSVLPFCITGVIIAILLRGEPMTLPAIIGMVALLGIVVNDSLLLMNFINRRAKKMPSKAVAIVFSARYRFRPIVLTTLTTFSGLFSLMFAYKGQAGILAPMAASLGFGLVFSTFVILYLVPCLYLVLDDIGKRLRYFTRLRTLGTGGRDFLQIS; from the coding sequence ATGCACATCGCCGATTTTTCAGTAAGAAACTCCTTTTTCGTGAACCTGCTGATGGGAGCCATATTACTTATAGGGCTTCTGTTTTCATTTTCCCTTCCCCTTGAACTGTTCCCGTCGGTAAAACTCGAAATGGTTACGGTAACCACGTCTTTTCCGGGTTCTTCCGCCGAAGACGTTGAGAATCTTGTAAGCGTTCCCATTGAGCAGCAGATAAAGAACGTCTCCGGTGTCAAGATCGTAAAATCCGTTTCTTCCGAAGGGTTCTCGCGGGTTACGGCTGAGGTTTACCCGGGTGAAGACACCAGAAGGATCGCCTGGGAGATTGATTCCAAGATCAACCTGATAGCAGACGATCTTCCCGAGGACACAGAAGAACCCGTAACAGAAGAGCAAAAGGCGAGTTTTCCGCTGGTGAGCGTTTCGGTCTCAGGGGACATGCCAAGAGATATTCTCTATAGCAGCGCCAGAAGACTGCGGGATGAGCTTGGGCTTTTAGACGGTATTGACAACATGACTTCCGTCGGACTGCCTGACCCGGCAATATGGGTGTATCTGGATTATCCGAAGATGGTGCAGTTTGGACTGGGGATTAAGGAGATTTCAGATGCCATCAACGCGAGGAATCTGGATATCCCCGGGGCGAATTTTACTGGGAACAGTACTGATTTTCTGCTTAGAACCGAGGGAAAGATAAGATCTGTGGAAGATCTTCTCAATATTCCGGTTGCCCGCAGCGTTGAGGGTAAACATATTCTGCTCCGCGATGTGGCGACGGTCGCTCTCGGAGAACAGCGAGAGGACCTGAGATCGAGGATAAATGGCCGTCCTGCGATTACTTTCTGGGTGGAGAAGCAGAAAGACGTTGATATCCTCGATACCGTCGACCGCATAAGGGAGCTTACCGAAAAGTATGAAAACCAGTTTCCCGAAGATGTGGAGATAAACCTGGCGTTTGACAGGTCACACTGGGTGAAAAGTCGTCTTCGGACCATGCTTAAAAGCGGGGGTCTGGGGTTTGTTCTGGTAGTAATCCTTCTCACTCTTTTTCTCGATCGCAAGGCGGCCTTTATAGCCGCTCTGGGGATTCCCGTTTCTTTTCTGGGGGCCGCGATATTAATGAAGATGACCGGCACAACGCTCAATGTCCTTTCCATGTTCGGTCTTATAATGATGCTGGGTATGGTGGTGGATGACGCCATAATCGTTGTTGAGAATGTCCAGAGATATGTATCAAGGGGAATGGAGCCGCTGAGGGCGGCGGTGGTGGGGACAAAAGAGGTTGCCTGGCCAGTGGTCGCGACTGTGCTTACCAATATTGCAGCGTTTACCCCCCTTCTTCTTGCCACGGGGTTAATCGGACAGTTCCTTTCCGTAATTCCCAAAGTTGCTATCTTCGCTCTTTGTTTCTCCCTTTTCGAAGCCTTGCTGATCATGCCATCCCACTGTGCCGACTGGCTTCCGGCAAACGGCACAACGAGATCTCCTCGCGGAAACGCGCCGCTTCTGCGCGTAAGAGGTCTGTATCTGCGGGGACTTCTGTTTGCGCTTAGAAACCGCTATGCGGTAATAGGATGTTTCACGGTTATCTTCGCCGTTTCGGTCTTTATGTTTGTCCGGATTCCCAACGTGATGTTCTACCTTCATGATACTGAGGAAATAATGGTAAGAGTTGAGAATCCTCCCTCGTCCAGTCTGGAGCATACAGCCGCTTCCGTAGCCCAGGTGGAGGAAGCCGTGCGCCACAGCGTTCCCACTCATGTTCTGAGAAACACTTTATCCATGGTTGGACTCGATATGTCGGACCCTGACAATATGTTTTCTACGGGGGACCACGTGGCCACGGTTCTGGTTGAATACGAGGATTACTCCGCCAGAAAAGAAAACGCGCTCGAACTCTCTGAGATTGCGGAGAGCAGGGTAGGGGAAACGGTGACGGGAGCCAAACAGGTTGATTTCGTAACGACGACGGGTCCCCCTACCGGGAAACCGGTGGACGTTAAAATAAGCGGGGATGACATACCGGTGCTGATGGAAATAGCTTCCCGGGTCCGGGAGTATCTGAGCAATCAGCCGGGGGTGAGTGCCGCGACCAGCAATCTTATTTACGGAAAGCCCGAGGCGAGAGTTGAGATAGACGAGAGAAAAGCCGGGGTGTTCGGTATTGACAAGTGGAACGTGTCGCGGGAAATCAAGGCTCTCGGAGACGGCCTCACAGTTGCGAAGACCAGAGTGGGTGAGGAAGAGGTTGAGATAAATCTGCGATACGGAAGAGGAGAGTCCAGTGTTTTCTCGGTGAAATCGCACCAGGTCCCGACTCCTCTCGGAAGGCGGGTTCCTATCGGCACCGTGGCGGAGATAACGGAGTCCAAAACGCCGCTTGAGATAAGAAGGGAGAAGCTTCGAAGAACGGTTACCGTAACAGCCGAAGTGGACAACCAGACGACTACTTCAAGGGAGGTAACCGCAAATCTTTCGCGTCACCTCGACGGTCTTCTGGAGAACTACCCGGGCTACTCGTTTCGGTTCGCAGGGGAGGAGGAGCAGTATACTCAGGCTATAAGCGACATAAAAAAGGCGTCGCTTTTGGCTTTACTTCTCATTTATCTCATTCTCGCAAGCATACTGCGTTCCACCTTTCAGCCCCTTATAATAATGAGTGTGCTGCCTTTTTGCATTACGGGAGTGATAATAGCGATTCTGCTGCGCGGCGAACCCATGACGCTCCCCGCCATAATAGGAATGGTTGCACTTCTGGGAATAGTGGTGAACGACAGCTTGCTGCTGATGAATTTTATCAACCGAAGGGCGAAAAAGATGCCGAGCAAGGCGGTGGCGATAGTATTTTCCGCTAGGTATCGTTTCCGCCCTATAGTTCTCACCACGCTTACGACCTTCTCGGGACTTTTCTCCCTGATGTTCGCTTACAAGGGCCAGGCGGGCATTCTCGCTCCGATGGCGGCTTCCCTGGGATTCGGACTTGTTTTTTCGACTTTCGTCATACTTTACCTTGTGCCCTGTCTTTATCTGGTTCTTGACGATATTGGCAAGCGGTTGCGGTATTTCACCCGTCTGAGGACATTGGGGACGGGTGGAAGAGATTTCCTGCAAATTAGTTAA